In Cyclopterus lumpus isolate fCycLum1 chromosome 13, fCycLum1.pri, whole genome shotgun sequence, the genomic window GGCATTATGTCATTGGATCAACCATAACTGCCATCTTGCATCTTTGTTTTAGTTTCAACGTCTGACATCTGCACATTTCAGCTTTGATTCATTAGGAAAGCTGTGGTGTCACAAGTGTCATATCAAATCTGTGATAGTCAGCGAGGCCAAAGTAAGTCTGAGTCCAAATCATGTGGTCAACATTATGTTTAAGGCCCATCAGaaagatttagtggcatctagtggtgtgttgcagattgcaaccaactaaaaCCCCTCTTGCTTTTGAAAGCATGTCGAAGAACAACAGTGACCTACAGGTAGGGTCAGTTATCTTTAGGATTAGTAGCTACTCTTCTCAATACTCTGCTTTTCTAcatgactaataataataaacttcaGAATAGtataaaatatatctaaataccatttatacagcagcagcagttatGTTTACAATAACAAAGTCAcaatttaaagtaattaatatctcactggaaactaatgtaaaatgttaataaaataaataactcttCTGAGTCTAGTTTataaagaatgaagaacacaGAAATCCGTCAGTCTTCTATCCACATGGCTGCTTTGTCTAATGCTTGTCTACGCATATGGTGGTGACCATTCAACTAGGTTTCACTTTCGTTTACACTGTCTGTCCTTGTTGCACAGATGTATTGATAAAGTGTTGTGCTTTTTAATCGCAAATGCTTTATTGCACATTATCCTTCACTTCACCACAGCGAGCTATCTGCTGGTGCTTCATGCacgtgtttgtctctctgtgtgtgtgtgtgtgtgtgtgtgtgtgtgtgtgtgtgtgtgtgtgtgtgtgtgtgtgtgtgtgtgtggtatgagaAGCTCAGCTCGACAGAGAGCGCAGAGAAAACTGCGCTGCAGCGTGATAATGAATGAGATAACAactttaaaaagtacaacaaaaaCGCAATTTAGCGCCAGGCCCGTTTAATACCGGGTTTCGGAAAGCATCCCTATCTTCAGATAACTTAAAACGCGCAAGGTCTCTCCCTGTTCTGGGCTGTTCTataaacatggcggtgcaagaTGGCCGACTTCGTGGAATGCGtcttatgtaaatataaatataaatgctcCTCGTGGAAATATATCTTTTTCTAAGCTAAGGAAAACCTAACAATTCTTAGTTTCAAGTGATTATACACTGATTAagacatagttatgaatattatattccattgctGCCAATTAATcccctaaatgttacacactgttaCTTTAAACAATAAGCTCAAAATAGTCCTGTTTCACAAGAGGCACATTTTTAGACAAGGTGTCAGGTATGATAGACTGTACTTGACTATAAATATCTTCAAGCAGGTGGCTAAAGCTTGCTTGGCCCATCTGCTCTATAACCCTCTCAAAACAGTTGAGGATGCAGCAGTGTGAGTTTGTTATGCTCAGTACCACCAAtgctttcatgtgtgtgtttatcttgtTCATTTTGTCCGTCATTGTTGACCCCTTAcagtctttttaaatgtgtgagacCCTTCAACCCTTATGCAACATATAGGCCTCTAATAATAACTGCCCTTACCATAACCCTgatgagatagtaagtgtgtgtgtatgtgtgtgtgtgtgtgtgtgtaagaaagaaagagagagagagagagagagagagagagagagagagagagagagagagagacactcccCATCTGACCAGCCGGTCCATGTGATGGTAAAACACAATAAGCCTCTTAGGGCTAATCCTGCCGCGTTGGTAGGGGGGTGTCTCAGattcacacaaatacacacagacacacacacacacacacacacacacacacacacgcacaatcaTGCAATCATGACCAAATCAGTCACCCTGCTTAGGTTTCTTCCAGTGGGCTTGTGTTCAGTCAACTTGAGAGTCTCGAACAAAGACCTGTTCGAGAAAAGTATCAACGACGCAAATAGAACAGCAGCCTTTTCAGTTGACCATATTATAataaggaggtgtgtgtgtgttgttatttattaaccTCAGGAcataacaaaaaatacattagaGACATAAAACAAGTGGCACACGCATTACCAATGTTTGTCTCATGCCTTGGGACAGATCTGATGTGTAAATCCAGGGTGAGCATCCTAAGAAAAGGTCAGTAGTTCTACTAGTAATCAGTAAGCAGTAAGCTTATGATCAGACATGCTCGTAACAGATATTACCGTATCTTGGCAGAGACCAACAGAGGTGACCATTTCTCGATAATTGACAGCTTGCTGCCTGACATGAAAGGTTTGCTTCTTTCACAGTGACAAcatgaaaagagaagaaatagaTGTTTGCAGTATCGGATGAGAATACAGTCTCAAGGGTCTTTTCTCTATTTTTCAGATTATCTTTGTTCTCCAGAAGAAAATGTCCACATGATCGACTTCACCAGGTTTAAGATCCGTGACATGGAAACAGGGACGGTCCTGTTTGAGATTACTAAACCTCCAACAGGTCAGCTCTAACCTATAGAAACCAAATAACATATTATAAAACAGATCCGAATACcccattttgaaagaaaaaggaaataaaagcatCCTCTTGGGAGCCTCTATGAAGATGTTCCCTTTTCATATGTTTTCCCTCAGACAGCCGGAGTCCGCTACTGAAGTGATgggactttttctttcttttttatctcaCTGTCCTTCGCCTCCTttagtttaaaggttattttACTTCTTAGATGTTATCGTATGATATTTGTCATGTCTCCATGACCCTGTGGAGGACAATCTAATGTCATAATGGATCATTTCAACCAACgcgcttcttttcttttaattgtttattgtttagcagAAGGCAGAAAGCACTGTGACCCCAACGCAGGCCGCTTTGTCCGATACCAGTTCACCCCGGCCTTTCTGCAGTTGCGGCAGGTCGGAGCCACGTAAGTTAACAGTCAGTGTGCTTTTGAAGCCTGTGAGAGAGCAAGAGACGTGTTTCAGAAACAGCTGAATGATGCGATAATGTGCGATCAACCCTGCTGCATAGACAGAAGACCCATACCGGATGTGGGAGGTGTGTGGGTGTCAGTGTGGGACGGCAGGCTGACGATGATAAGTGTGAACAGACAGAGCAGCCGAGCCCACCTGCTTGAGTCAGGCACCAAATAGCTGTCAGTACTTCTGAGTTGTGTTCATCATAACTAACTCATTTGGATAATCTAGGAGGTCTGATGAAAAAAAGCTCAATGTATGTTAAATACGATGTGCGTTGTGCATCATATAATGAAAGAGGTGTTGTGTCTTATTTCGCAGAAAAGGTAACGTGTTAATTGTAGTTTTGGAAGACCAATTTAAAAGACAATTCTGTTTACAATTTGGGCTTTATTTCCATAGTCATCTTCATTCTTACCTGTaacttgtatttgtattttttcatgATGACAGATATATTTTGTCTCCCCATTTGAATCCATTATTTCTACTGCCGTGGTCCAAGGAGCAGACTTTTTTTATACGACTAACAAAGACTTTGTTGTAATGATGATTCTATATGTTAGCAATTCTTTTCGTaaatattatgttattataagCATTAAGGCCAACACTACATAAATATGGCCCTGTAGTTGAAATGAACTGGATTTAACTTAGGTTACTGGACCTTTAAGCAGTCCCCAATGTTTCTCATTTGCTTCCAGGTGGATGAATACATTTCCTCCCTGTGTTGCAGAGTTgagttcacagtgggagacacACCCATCAACAACTTCCGCATGATAGAGAGACACTACTTCCGCAATCAGCTGCTCAAGAGCTTCGATTTTGAGTTTGGCTTCTGCATGCCCAGCAGCAAGAACACATGTGAGCACATCTACGAGTTCCCCGCGTTGTCTGAGGAAATCAGTGAGTGGCACACACAATACTCCGACACACACGTGTGAccacaagagacaaacacacccACGCAGAGACGTTTTCTCAGATCTGATCATGTGAAATCCTGAGTGTTGggtgtttcttttctctctcagtgCGCGAGATGATCCTGCACCCTTACGAGACGCAGTCTGACAGCTTCTACTTTGTGGACAACAAGCTGGTGATGCACAACAAGGCAGACTATTCCTACAGTGGGGGGCCATAGGAAGACCACCCTCCACCTTTCCCTCCTCCCTAGTCTAGACATTTGACATGACATGTACCACTGTAGGACCAGAAACAGATGAACTAACAGA contains:
- the unc119a gene encoding protein unc-119 homolog A; its protein translation is MKVQQGCNSSAMGIPVTTEEELRRNTVITPDDVLGLQKITKNYLCSPEENVHMIDFTRFKIRDMETGTVLFEITKPPTAEGRKHCDPNAGRFVRYQFTPAFLQLRQVGATVEFTVGDTPINNFRMIERHYFRNQLLKSFDFEFGFCMPSSKNTCEHIYEFPALSEEIMREMILHPYETQSDSFYFVDNKLVMHNKADYSYSGGP